A window from Bdellovibrionales bacterium encodes these proteins:
- the rsgA gene encoding ribosome small subunit-dependent GTPase A → MKQSNLEFRLAWGWNDFFEKQLKDSDQIIGRVVGEEKDRWRVQVSATATVWSELPGKYRYQSHSRMDLPSVGDWISCKYEEHQAVALVQKVFARKSCMYRKAVGGGGAAQILASNIDFAFILTSVNADMNIARLERYVSLAWDSGAIPVLCVTKAELSENLEDLLENLRGEFPGIGVHAFSVKEKIGLQNLDPYIAAGKTVVFVGSSGVGKSTLTNHLLGKDVLQTQEIRESDDRGKHTTTARYLFPTDNGAFVIDTPGMRMLSLMDQEDGVDTLFSDLAELENACRFGDCQHRTEPGCAVLSALENGALDENRWNRYQKLKRELQRKQISEDRVKQRQAREKLKKQQKEMYEHIKMKRR, encoded by the coding sequence TTGAAGCAAAGCAATTTAGAATTCCGCCTCGCGTGGGGTTGGAATGATTTTTTTGAAAAACAATTAAAAGACTCGGATCAGATTATAGGCCGGGTTGTTGGAGAAGAAAAAGACCGTTGGCGGGTGCAGGTTTCTGCGACGGCAACGGTGTGGTCGGAGTTGCCGGGAAAGTATCGCTATCAATCGCACTCAAGAATGGATTTGCCATCCGTCGGCGACTGGATCTCTTGCAAGTATGAAGAGCACCAGGCGGTGGCACTTGTGCAAAAAGTTTTTGCCCGGAAGTCCTGTATGTACCGCAAAGCGGTTGGCGGCGGCGGTGCTGCGCAAATATTAGCGAGCAATATCGATTTTGCTTTTATCCTGACGTCAGTCAATGCGGATATGAATATCGCGCGGCTTGAACGCTATGTGAGCCTGGCGTGGGACAGCGGTGCGATTCCGGTTCTTTGTGTGACCAAAGCGGAGCTTTCAGAAAACCTGGAAGATCTGCTTGAGAACTTACGAGGTGAATTTCCCGGAATCGGAGTGCATGCGTTCAGTGTGAAAGAGAAAATCGGTTTGCAGAATTTGGATCCTTACATTGCCGCGGGAAAAACGGTGGTCTTTGTGGGGTCTTCCGGTGTCGGAAAATCGACTCTGACAAATCATCTTTTGGGAAAAGATGTGTTGCAGACGCAGGAAATCCGCGAGAGCGATGATCGCGGAAAGCACACGACGACGGCGAGGTATTTGTTTCCAACGGATAACGGAGCTTTTGTTATTGATACGCCGGGAATGCGTATGCTGTCGCTAATGGATCAGGAAGACGGAGTTGATACGCTGTTTTCTGATTTAGCGGAACTTGAAAACGCTTGTCGTTTCGGAGATTGCCAACATCGGACGGAGCCTGGCTGTGCTGTGTTAAGCGCGCTTGAAAACGGGGCGCTCGACGAAAATCGTTGGAACCGCTATCAGAAACTAAAGCGGGAACTTCAGCGAAAACAGATCAGCGAGGACCGCGTAAAGCAGCGACAGGCCAGGGAAAAGCTCAAGAAGCAGCAGAAAGAAATGTACGAGCATATTAAAATGAAACGCCGTTGA
- a CDS encoding TIGR02147 family protein produces MSRAAEFLLTQYNLRKDKNKRFSQRAFARLIDLNPGRVNHYFSGERQITKKMAQKISQNLGLDAKQEAYFIHLCEIDIETKRNPTTRRLQDDELALIVEWHHFAILSLMSTKDFQSNPEWISGRLGIPLDLVSPSLERLERIGLIKNLNGKYVKQPGSLTTTEDIPSQFLMMSHQDSLRHIIHHLPNVAVEKRDVSSITLAIDDRKLHEAKMLIRQFRRRLATMLTKGKNNQVYTLNIQLFPLSKEPVK; encoded by the coding sequence ATGTCAAGAGCCGCCGAGTTTTTACTGACCCAATACAATCTTAGAAAAGATAAAAACAAACGTTTTTCACAAAGAGCCTTTGCCCGACTGATTGATCTCAATCCAGGCCGTGTGAATCACTATTTCTCCGGAGAGCGCCAAATTACCAAAAAAATGGCGCAGAAGATTTCTCAGAATCTCGGACTGGATGCCAAACAAGAAGCCTATTTCATTCATCTTTGTGAAATCGACATTGAGACAAAACGCAACCCAACGACCCGCCGTCTACAAGACGACGAACTCGCGCTCATCGTAGAGTGGCATCATTTCGCGATTCTATCCCTCATGTCGACGAAGGATTTTCAGTCAAATCCAGAGTGGATCTCAGGGCGTCTGGGGATTCCGTTGGACCTGGTCTCTCCGTCGTTAGAACGCCTCGAGCGTATTGGACTAATCAAGAATCTTAACGGCAAGTACGTCAAACAGCCTGGCTCTTTAACGACGACCGAAGATATTCCAAGCCAATTCTTGATGATGTCTCACCAAGATTCTCTCCGTCACATCATACATCACCTCCCAAACGTGGCCGTCGAAAAGCGCGATGTCAGCTCCATCACCTTGGCGATCGATGACCGCAAATTGCACGAGGCGAAAATGCTCATCCGCCAATTCCGCCGCCGATTGGCTACAATGTTAACTAAGGGCAAAAACAATCAGGTCTATACATTAAATATTCAATTATTTCCTCTTTCCAAGGAGCCCGTAAAATGA